Proteins encoded in a region of the Diospyros lotus cultivar Yz01 chromosome 9, ASM1463336v1, whole genome shotgun sequence genome:
- the LOC127810174 gene encoding axial regulator YABBY 4 isoform X2: protein MSALNHLFDLQEQICYVQCGYCTTILLVSVPYSSLSMVVTVRCGHCTSLLSVNMMKASFVPFHLFASLNQDDEPKLEVSPEEAGTDQKNLDKGSPSLVISLDDEEEDVVPVNHIVNKPPEKRQRAPSAYNNFIKEEIRRLKAIYPNMTHKEAFSAAAKNWAHFPPIQSKKDGESCGQEGAEGSISRSPGAEDHEVMIL, encoded by the exons ATGTCTGCGCTTAACCATCTCTTCGACCTTCAAGAACAGATTTGTTATGTCCAGTGTGGCTACTGCACCACCATTTTACTG GTAAGCGTTCCATATAGTAGCTTGTCAATGGTGGTTACAGTTAGATGCGGCCATTGCACCAGCCTCCTCTCCGTCAACATGATGAAGGCCTCTTTTGTCCCTTTCCATCTCTTTGCTTCTCTCAACCAAGACGATGAG CCAAAGCTAGAAGTTAGTCCTGAAGAAGCTGGAACTGATCAGAAAAATTTGGATAAGGGAAGCCCATCTCTGGTAATCTCATTGgatgatgaggaagaagatgtaGTCCCAGTGAATCATATTGTGAACAAAC CCCCAGAGAAAAGGCAACGAGCTCCATCGGCTTACAACAACTTCATCAA AGAAGAAATCAGGAGGCTCAAGGCTATATATCCTAACATGACTCACAAGGAAGCCTTCAGTGCTGCGGCAAAAAAT TGGGCTCATTTCCCACCGATTCAGTCCAAGAAAGACGGAGAGAGCTGTGGGCAGGAGGGTGCTGAGGGAAGTATATCGAGGAGCCCAGGTGCCGAAGATCATGAGGTTATGATTCTGTAA
- the LOC127810174 gene encoding axial regulator YABBY 4 isoform X1 gives MSALNHLFDLQEQICYVQCGYCTTILLVSVPYSSLSMVVTVRCGHCTSLLSVNMMKASFVPFHLFASLNQDDEPKLEVSPEEAGTDQKNLDKGSPSLVISLDDEEEDVVPVNHIVNKPPEKRQRAPSAYNNFINREEIRRLKAIYPNMTHKEAFSAAAKNWAHFPPIQSKKDGESCGQEGAEGSISRSPGAEDHEVMIL, from the exons ATGTCTGCGCTTAACCATCTCTTCGACCTTCAAGAACAGATTTGTTATGTCCAGTGTGGCTACTGCACCACCATTTTACTG GTAAGCGTTCCATATAGTAGCTTGTCAATGGTGGTTACAGTTAGATGCGGCCATTGCACCAGCCTCCTCTCCGTCAACATGATGAAGGCCTCTTTTGTCCCTTTCCATCTCTTTGCTTCTCTCAACCAAGACGATGAG CCAAAGCTAGAAGTTAGTCCTGAAGAAGCTGGAACTGATCAGAAAAATTTGGATAAGGGAAGCCCATCTCTGGTAATCTCATTGgatgatgaggaagaagatgtaGTCCCAGTGAATCATATTGTGAACAAAC CCCCAGAGAAAAGGCAACGAGCTCCATCGGCTTACAACAACTTCATCAA CAGAGAAGAAATCAGGAGGCTCAAGGCTATATATCCTAACATGACTCACAAGGAAGCCTTCAGTGCTGCGGCAAAAAAT TGGGCTCATTTCCCACCGATTCAGTCCAAGAAAGACGGAGAGAGCTGTGGGCAGGAGGGTGCTGAGGGAAGTATATCGAGGAGCCCAGGTGCCGAAGATCATGAGGTTATGATTCTGTAA